From a region of the Vidua macroura isolate BioBank_ID:100142 chromosome 25, ASM2450914v1, whole genome shotgun sequence genome:
- the FAM167B gene encoding protein FAM167B — MAFSQLKFKELGEEEPTWEEENLESVKALAAKLKLQTRRPSYLEWEARVRGQRWGTPGGTRGAEQSPGHPQEQQGGGVGGFATVEAALEWLRTELREMQALDQRLAQQLMRLRARLHRLKVEQACHQHKEMLDDATFGLEGCEEDSDLLCTIPPKAAFLLSTPLKHIGVTRMNINSRRFSLC, encoded by the exons ATGGCTTTCAGCCAGCTGAAATTCAAGGAACTGGGCGAGGAGGAGCCCacctgggaggaggagaacctGGAGAGCGTGAAGGCGCTGGCGGCCAAGCTGAAGCTGCAGACGCGCCGTCCCTCGTACCTGGAGTGGGAGGCCCGGGTGAGGGGGCAGCGCTGGGGCACCCCCGGGGGCACCCggggggcagagcagagccccgggcacccccaggagcagcagggcggCGGCGTTGGTGGCTTTGCCACCGTGGAGGCGGCTCTGGAGTGGCTCAGGACGGAGCTG cGGGAGATGCAGGCCCTGGACCAGCGGCTGGCGCAGCAGCTGATGCGGCTGCGGGCGCGGCTGCACCGGCTGAAGGTGGAGCAGGCCTGCCACCAGCACAAGGAGATGCTGGACGACGCCACCTTCGGCCTCGAGGGCTGCGAGGAAGACTCGGATCTGCTGTGCACCATCCCCCCCAAGGCCGCCTTCCTGCTCTCCACGCCGCTCAAGCACATCGGCGTCACCCGCATGAACATCAACTCCCGCCGcttctccctgtgctga